The following proteins are encoded in a genomic region of Dioscorea cayenensis subsp. rotundata cultivar TDr96_F1 chromosome 8, TDr96_F1_v2_PseudoChromosome.rev07_lg8_w22 25.fasta, whole genome shotgun sequence:
- the LOC120267224 gene encoding acanthoscurrin-2-like has product MARILAALREATSSSSSAVASSSTVDGTLAMICMVVASAMIMSMIIFACGHRPKKQKQPQNVAYYGAGGYYPNTAAGYGGGGGRGGGTGGLGLGLAAGAVAGLAVGAAVVAADNSIGGGGCGGGGCGGGGCGGGGCGG; this is encoded by the coding sequence GATTTTAGCTGCGTTAAGAGAAGCCacgtcatcttcatcatcagcaGTAGCATCATCATCTACAGTTGATGGAACTCTTGCAATGATTTGCATGGTTGTAGCTTCAGCGATGATCATGTCCATGATAATATTTGCATGTGGGCATCGTCCAAAGAAGCAGAAGCAGCCACAAAATGTAGCTTATTATGGTGCCGGTGGTTATTATCCAAATACGGCAGCTGGGTACGGTGGTGGCGGCGGCCGTGGAGGAGGAACTGGAGGACTTGGCCTTGGTTTGGCAGCTGGTGCCGTTGCTGGACTTGCCGTCGgtgctgctgttgttgctgctgaTAATAGTATTGGTGGTGGCGGGTGCGGTGGGGGTgggtgtggtggcggcggctgTGGCGGTGGTGGTTGCGGCGGTTGA